A genomic stretch from Flavobacterium sp. KS-LB2 includes:
- the rpsG gene encoding 30S ribosomal protein S7: MRKRAAKKRPLLPDPRFNDQLVTRFVNNLMWDGKKSTAFKVFYDAIDIIESKKQDAEKPSLEIWKDALTNVMPHVEVRSRRVGGATFQIPMQIRPDRKISMAMKWLILYSRRRNEKSMAQRLASECLAAAKEEGAAVKKRMDTHKMAEANKAFSHFRF; the protein is encoded by the coding sequence ATGAGAAAAAGAGCGGCAAAGAAAAGACCACTTTTACCAGATCCAAGGTTTAATGACCAACTGGTAACACGTTTTGTGAACAACTTAATGTGGGATGGAAAAAAATCGACAGCGTTTAAAGTATTTTATGATGCTATTGACATCATTGAGTCTAAAAAACAAGATGCGGAGAAACCATCATTAGAAATTTGGAAAGATGCGTTAACTAATGTTATGCCTCACGTAGAAGTACGTAGTCGTAGAGTAGGTGGAGCAACATTTCAAATTCCAATGCAAATTCGTCCAGACAGAAAGATTTCTATGGCAATGAAATGGTTGATTCTTTATTCAAGAAGAAGAAACGAAAAATCAATGGCTCAGAGGTTAGCTTCAGAATGTTTAGCTGCGGCTAAAGAAGAAGGAGCAGCTGTTAAGAAAAGAATGGATACTCACAAAATGGCAGAAGCTAACAAAGCTTTCTCTCACTTTAGATTTTAA
- the rpsL gene encoding 30S ribosomal protein S12: MPTIQQLVRTGRTQITKKSKSVALDSCPQRRGVCTRVYTTTPKKPNSAMRKVARVRLTNGNEVNAYIPGEGHNLQEHSIVLVRGGRVKDLPGVRYHIVRGALDTSGVAGRTQRRSKYGAKRPKEAKK, from the coding sequence ATGCCAACAATTCAACAATTAGTAAGAACAGGAAGAACTCAGATAACTAAGAAGAGTAAATCGGTTGCTTTAGATTCTTGTCCTCAAAGAAGAGGGGTTTGTACGCGTGTTTACACTACAACACCAAAAAAACCAAACTCTGCAATGCGTAAAGTAGCGCGTGTACGTTTGACAAATGGTAATGAAGTGAATGCTTACATCCCTGGTGAAGGACACAATTTACAAGAGCACTCGATAGTATTAGTTAGGGGTGGAAGGGTAAAAGATTTACCAGGAGTTAGATATCACATCGTTCGTGGTGCGCTTGATACGTCAGGAGTAGCAGGAAGAACGCAAAGAAGATCTAAGTACGGAGCAAAACGCCCAAAAGAAGCAAAAAAGTAA